One window of Longimicrobiaceae bacterium genomic DNA carries:
- a CDS encoding pyridoxal-dependent decarboxylase has translation MTDHAGTPPYRNEALLGLGSIFLGPKGENADVFERLLLEAFRDHVFWRRNFHPEDGFQVRETEKHSPEYDRAISVLSQELMGLLGELKAGVPFFSPRYVGHMSSDLTMASLIAYFATMLYNPNNVAAEASPVTTRMELEVAAQIARMIGYVPERHWGHLTSGGTVANYEALWVARNVKYLPVAVRWAAEELGVDRLKVRLPDGSQAFVADMDLWQLLNVMPEDALDAAEALRERADDPMQAVQAISMNSLEGLGYQGFDRRLKAEFTDSLAAAVVLVPSTAHYSWEKICRSLGVGAAQLVHVPVDRRFRMDPAALEDTVRGLVARRQPIIACVSVIGTTEESAVDRLDLAADVRDRLARELGVGFALHADAAWGGYAAAITRDADGARRSYGDALRDFAPEAWPEEGVYRALCALDRTDSVTIDPHKLGFIPYPAGAVAIRDGRARDLIAVDAPYLFHRGASEWGYIGRFIFEGSKPGAAAAAVWMSHKVLPLDATGYGRLIGETARGALTLHRRISGGDWDPFRVVPLPLPDLNIV, from the coding sequence ATGACCGACCACGCCGGAACCCCGCCGTACCGCAACGAAGCCCTGCTGGGCCTGGGCAGCATCTTCCTGGGTCCCAAGGGCGAGAACGCCGACGTCTTCGAGCGCCTGCTGCTGGAGGCGTTCCGCGACCACGTGTTCTGGCGCCGCAACTTCCACCCGGAAGACGGCTTCCAGGTGCGCGAGACGGAGAAGCACAGCCCCGAGTACGACCGCGCCATCTCCGTCCTCTCGCAGGAGCTGATGGGTCTGCTGGGCGAGCTGAAGGCGGGCGTGCCCTTCTTCAGCCCGCGGTACGTGGGGCACATGTCGTCGGACCTGACGATGGCGAGCCTCATCGCGTACTTCGCCACCATGCTGTACAACCCCAACAACGTGGCCGCCGAGGCGTCGCCGGTGACCACGCGCATGGAGCTGGAGGTGGCCGCGCAGATCGCGCGCATGATCGGCTACGTGCCCGAGCGGCACTGGGGCCACCTCACCTCGGGCGGGACGGTGGCGAACTACGAGGCGCTGTGGGTGGCCCGCAACGTCAAGTACCTGCCCGTGGCGGTTCGATGGGCGGCCGAGGAGCTGGGCGTGGACCGCCTGAAGGTGCGCCTGCCCGACGGCTCTCAGGCGTTCGTCGCCGACATGGACCTGTGGCAGCTCCTGAACGTGATGCCCGAAGACGCGCTGGACGCGGCCGAGGCGCTGCGGGAACGGGCCGACGACCCCATGCAGGCGGTGCAGGCCATCTCCATGAACTCGCTGGAGGGGCTGGGCTACCAAGGCTTCGACCGGCGGCTCAAGGCCGAGTTCACGGACTCGCTCGCGGCGGCCGTGGTGCTCGTGCCGTCCACCGCGCACTACTCGTGGGAGAAGATCTGCCGCTCGCTGGGCGTGGGCGCCGCGCAGCTCGTGCACGTGCCGGTGGACCGCCGCTTCCGCATGGATCCGGCGGCGCTGGAGGACACCGTCCGCGGCCTGGTCGCCCGGCGGCAGCCCATTATCGCCTGCGTCTCCGTGATCGGGACGACGGAGGAGAGCGCGGTGGACCGCCTGGACCTGGCGGCGGATGTGCGCGACCGGCTGGCGCGCGAGCTGGGCGTGGGTTTCGCGCTGCACGCGGACGCGGCCTGGGGCGGCTACGCGGCGGCCATCACCCGTGACGCGGACGGTGCCCGCCGCTCGTACGGCGACGCGCTCCGCGACTTCGCGCCCGAGGCGTGGCCCGAGGAAGGCGTGTACCGCGCCCTCTGCGCGCTGGACCGGACGGATTCGGTGACCATCGACCCGCACAAGCTGGGGTTCATCCCGTATCCGGCCGGCGCCGTCGCCATCCGCGACGGGCGGGCGCGCGACCTGATCGCGGTCGATGCGCCGTACCTCTTCCACCGCGGGGCGTCGGAGTGGGGCTACATCGGGCGCTTCATCTTCGAGGGGAGCAAGCCGGGCGCGGCGGCGGCGGCGGTGTGGATGAGCCACAAGGTGCTGCCGCTGGACGCGACGGGCTACGGACGGCTGATCGGCGAGACGGCGCGCGGGGCGCTCACGCTGCACCGCCGCATCAGCGGGGGAGACTGGGACCCGTTCCGCGTGGTGCCGCTGCCGCTGCCGGACCTCAACATCGTCT
- a CDS encoding PHP domain-containing protein, producing the protein MADAAGPARTLRVDMHCHTRLSFDSLNAYEGVLATARARGIDRLCITDHNEVDAALRLHAEDPELVMVGEEVKTAEGADIIGIFLTERIPKRTPARETCERILAQSGVVYMPHPFDTRRSGGAALLDELADLVDVVEAHNSRTWRTELNRRGEEWAVAHGKPLGAGSDAHTLREIGRGFVEVPHFEPNRESFLAALRDGRVAGRECSSPFCSLFSTYAKIHKLFAGKG; encoded by the coding sequence GTGGCTGATGCCGCGGGCCCGGCCCGCACGCTGCGGGTCGACATGCACTGCCACACCCGCCTCTCGTTCGACTCGCTCAACGCGTACGAAGGCGTGCTCGCCACGGCGCGGGCGCGCGGCATCGACCGGCTCTGCATCACCGACCACAACGAGGTGGACGCCGCGCTCCGCCTGCATGCGGAAGATCCGGAGCTGGTGATGGTGGGCGAAGAGGTGAAGACGGCCGAGGGCGCCGACATCATCGGCATCTTCCTCACCGAGCGGATTCCCAAGCGCACCCCGGCGCGCGAGACGTGCGAGCGCATCCTCGCGCAGAGCGGCGTGGTGTACATGCCGCACCCGTTCGACACACGGCGCTCGGGCGGCGCCGCGCTGCTGGACGAGCTTGCGGATTTGGTGGACGTGGTGGAGGCGCACAACTCGCGTACCTGGCGCACCGAGCTGAACCGCCGCGGCGAGGAGTGGGCGGTCGCGCACGGCAAGCCGCTCGGCGCCGGCTCCGACGCGCACACGCTGCGCGAGATCGGCCGCGGGTTCGTCGAAGTCCCGCACTTCGAGCCGAACCGCGAGAGCTTCCTCGCCGCCCTCCGCGACGGGCGCGTGGCGGGCCGCGAGTGCTCGTCGCCCTTTTGCAGCCTGTTCTCCACCTACGCGAAGATCCACAAGCTGTTCGCGGGCAAGGGCTAA
- the coaE gene encoding dephospho-CoA kinase — MLKVGLTGNIGAGKSAVASVWRSLGATVVDADDLARRVVEPGTRALAEIAGAWGSEVVARDGELDRAALRRIVFADPDARERLEAIVHPAVAKLRDAEYAEAAGRGEKVVVGEIPLLFEAGLVDEFDVVVLVDAPEETRMLRLVGGRGLDPQDARAMIAAQMPAELKRARADVVIENTGSLADLERRAAEVWEELSERAERGEGAAAGTGGDAARG; from the coding sequence ATGCTCAAAGTGGGACTGACGGGCAACATCGGGGCGGGCAAATCCGCCGTCGCATCCGTCTGGCGGTCGCTGGGCGCGACGGTGGTGGATGCCGACGACCTGGCCCGCCGCGTGGTGGAGCCGGGCACGCGCGCCCTGGCCGAGATCGCCGGCGCCTGGGGCAGCGAGGTGGTGGCCCGCGACGGCGAGCTGGACCGTGCCGCCCTGCGCCGCATCGTCTTCGCGGACCCGGATGCGCGCGAGCGGCTGGAGGCCATCGTGCACCCCGCCGTCGCCAAGCTGCGGGATGCGGAGTACGCGGAAGCCGCGGGCCGCGGCGAGAAGGTGGTGGTGGGCGAGATCCCGCTGCTCTTCGAGGCGGGGCTGGTGGACGAGTTCGACGTCGTGGTCCTGGTCGACGCGCCGGAGGAGACGCGGATGCTGCGCCTCGTGGGCGGTCGTGGCCTGGACCCGCAGGACGCGCGCGCCATGATCGCCGCGCAGATGCCGGCGGAGCTGAAGCGCGCCCGCGCCGACGTGGTGATCGAGAACACGGGCTCTCTCGCGGACCTGGAGCGGCGCGCGGCGGAGGTGTGGGAGGAGCTTTCCGAGCGCGCGGAGCGGGGCGAGGGCGCCGCGGCGGGCACCGGCGGCGACGCGGCCCGTGGCTGA
- a CDS encoding type II secretion system protein GspG, whose protein sequence is MGKFFLLLLLAIGVVAISRPLRERVKPHVQFALNPAYSWSARNEVNELAQDVETEKTLGHSVPTPQAFPAFVHQQNPSEGGELDPWGNPYYLQATRTTYAVGSNGADGVQGTADDILSKPGSR, encoded by the coding sequence ATGGGAAAGTTCTTTCTGCTGCTGCTTCTGGCCATAGGCGTCGTCGCGATCTCGCGCCCGTTGCGCGAGCGGGTGAAGCCGCACGTGCAGTTCGCGCTGAACCCGGCGTACTCGTGGAGCGCGCGCAACGAGGTGAACGAGCTCGCCCAGGACGTGGAGACCGAGAAGACGCTCGGGCACTCGGTTCCCACGCCGCAGGCGTTCCCCGCGTTCGTGCACCAGCAGAACCCCAGCGAAGGGGGCGAGCTGGACCCGTGGGGCAACCCGTACTACCTGCAGGCCACCCGCACCACCTACGCCGTGGGCAGCAACGGCGCCGACGGCGTGCAGGGCACGGCCGACGACATCCTTTCCAAGCCCGGCTCTCGCTGA